Proteins co-encoded in one Nonlabens agnitus genomic window:
- the secDF gene encoding protein translocase subunit SecDF: MQNKGLIRFFAIIFAIVSIYQLTYTFITNKVENDAEAYAERIVDADAPNSSSLIEEARKRYLDSVASKDVWGGYTTYAGAKDNELKKGLDLKGGINVILQISVRDLLIGMADGSTDGDFRTALDRADERIKDGQQSYYDYFIEEFNAIDGAQLASPDIFANQEMEGRIDFDMSNGDVEPILREELQSYMVSAFDVLRKRIDKFGTTQPNIQQLGNTGRILIEMPGERDIKRVEQLLVGTALLEFWHVYKAGDLNPYLYAADTYWADKIASEKGDVVTDSTAVEQVADTIAVQEEQDNSLESLLNDNEIDSEDPIDELDEAQYDANPILSRVLAPGRPDGPIIATFRAADQELIQGYLDDQQARAKLNPAQRYVKFAWGRPELNDELGYELIDLYAIRSNAQGEAPLSGGVITNAKQDYDINGKVIVSMSMNSEGAKVWEEMTTEAFQNQTQVAVVLDNTVYSAPGINDGPIAGGNSQISGDFSVAEAEDLATVLKAGKLPARAEIIQKEIIGPSLGQEAINAGLWSFAIALLLVLVWMFFYYGRAGLYADIALLVNILFIFGALASFGAVLTLPGIAGIVLTIGISVDANVLIFERIREELAKGKSQADSIKDGFNNALSSILDANITTFLTAAILYIFGTGPIQGFATTLMIGILTSLFTAIFITRLFIDGYGKNGKSLAFTTSFTKTWFTNINIDFLKKRKTAYIVSGFLIIASIISLATLQLNFGIDFTGGRKYTIRFEQDMNATEVTSILSSPEVFGSAEAKTYGAENQLAISTKYKIDGEDSEVSAEIEEKLFNSLKQFFPADLTQEEFADVSEVDKDYGIMSNFQVGPTIADDILTGSLYAIFGSLIVVFLYILIRFRRWQFSLGAVAAVFHDVIIVLGVFSVTYKIMPFNMEIDQAFIAAILTVIGYSLNDTVVVFDRIREFIAEKTNWEFGRTVNGAISSTISRTLNTSLTTLIVLLAIFIFGGESIRGFMFALIIGVVVGTYSSVFIATPIMYDSLRKTKDRPRKAIPEKEA; this comes from the coding sequence ATGCAAAATAAAGGACTGATCAGATTCTTTGCGATCATTTTTGCAATTGTGAGTATCTATCAACTTACGTACACTTTTATTACCAACAAAGTTGAGAATGATGCAGAGGCTTATGCTGAGAGAATCGTGGATGCAGACGCGCCTAATTCTTCATCGCTTATCGAGGAAGCTAGAAAGAGATATCTAGATTCTGTAGCGAGCAAGGACGTTTGGGGTGGCTACACCACGTATGCTGGTGCAAAGGATAATGAGCTTAAAAAAGGTCTGGACCTTAAAGGTGGTATCAATGTGATCCTTCAAATCTCTGTTCGTGACCTATTAATAGGTATGGCAGATGGTTCTACTGATGGAGACTTCCGTACCGCACTGGATCGTGCAGATGAGCGCATCAAGGATGGACAGCAAAGCTATTATGACTACTTCATTGAAGAGTTCAACGCTATAGATGGTGCACAGCTAGCTTCTCCAGATATTTTTGCCAATCAAGAAATGGAAGGCCGTATTGACTTTGATATGTCAAATGGTGATGTTGAGCCTATCTTGAGAGAAGAGCTACAGTCATACATGGTGAGTGCTTTTGATGTATTGAGAAAGCGTATCGATAAATTTGGTACGACTCAGCCTAACATCCAGCAGCTAGGAAACACGGGACGAATCCTGATCGAGATGCCTGGTGAAAGAGACATTAAGCGTGTTGAGCAGTTGCTTGTAGGTACGGCTTTGTTAGAATTCTGGCATGTGTATAAAGCTGGAGATTTAAATCCATATTTATATGCGGCAGACACTTACTGGGCAGATAAGATTGCCAGTGAAAAAGGTGATGTTGTTACAGATTCAACGGCTGTTGAGCAAGTAGCTGATACAATTGCTGTACAAGAAGAACAAGACAACTCTTTAGAGTCTCTTTTAAATGATAATGAGATTGATAGCGAAGACCCTATTGATGAACTTGATGAGGCACAATATGATGCCAACCCAATCCTTTCTAGAGTACTTGCTCCAGGACGACCTGATGGTCCTATCATCGCTACTTTTAGAGCAGCAGATCAAGAGTTGATCCAAGGCTACCTTGATGATCAACAAGCAAGAGCAAAATTAAATCCAGCACAACGCTATGTGAAATTTGCTTGGGGACGACCTGAGTTGAATGACGAGTTGGGTTATGAACTGATCGACCTTTATGCGATACGTTCCAATGCGCAAGGTGAGGCTCCACTTTCTGGTGGCGTTATTACTAATGCAAAGCAAGATTATGACATCAACGGTAAAGTAATCGTTAGTATGTCCATGAATAGTGAAGGTGCAAAAGTTTGGGAAGAAATGACCACCGAAGCCTTCCAAAACCAAACACAAGTTGCGGTTGTTCTTGACAACACGGTTTACAGTGCACCAGGAATCAACGATGGTCCTATCGCTGGCGGTAACAGCCAGATATCTGGAGACTTTAGTGTTGCAGAGGCAGAAGATCTTGCTACCGTTCTTAAAGCTGGTAAACTTCCTGCAAGGGCAGAAATTATCCAGAAAGAAATCATAGGCCCATCATTAGGTCAAGAAGCGATCAACGCTGGTTTATGGTCATTTGCTATTGCTTTGTTGTTGGTATTGGTATGGATGTTCTTCTATTATGGTAGAGCTGGATTGTATGCAGATATCGCATTGTTGGTCAACATTCTTTTCATCTTTGGTGCATTGGCATCCTTTGGTGCGGTATTGACCTTGCCTGGTATTGCGGGTATCGTATTGACCATAGGTATATCGGTAGATGCTAACGTACTGATCTTTGAAAGAATACGAGAAGAGCTGGCAAAAGGTAAATCACAGGCAGACTCCATCAAAGATGGTTTCAATAATGCCTTGAGTTCTATTCTAGATGCTAACATCACGACCTTCTTGACGGCAGCGATTCTTTACATCTTTGGTACTGGACCTATCCAAGGTTTTGCAACTACTTTGATGATAGGTATCCTGACATCATTGTTTACCGCGATCTTTATCACGAGATTATTTATTGACGGTTACGGTAAAAACGGTAAGTCACTAGCATTTACAACCAGCTTCACTAAAACCTGGTTTACCAACATCAATATCGATTTCCTTAAGAAAAGAAAGACCGCTTACATTGTTTCTGGATTCTTGATTATCGCGAGTATCATTTCTCTTGCGACCTTGCAGTTAAACTTTGGTATCGACTTTACAGGTGGTCGTAAGTACACGATACGTTTTGAGCAGGATATGAATGCGACTGAGGTAACCAGCATATTGAGCAGTCCAGAAGTATTTGGAAGTGCCGAAGCTAAAACTTATGGAGCAGAGAATCAGCTAGCAATCAGTACCAAGTATAAGATCGATGGCGAGGACAGTGAAGTAAGCGCAGAAATTGAGGAGAAGCTATTCAACTCCTTGAAGCAATTCTTCCCAGCAGACTTGACCCAAGAGGAATTTGCAGATGTAAGTGAAGTGGACAAGGATTATGGTATCATGTCTAACTTCCAGGTAGGACCTACTATTGCAGATGATATCTTGACAGGATCCCTTTATGCGATCTTTGGATCGTTGATCGTGGTATTCCTTTACATCTTGATACGTTTCCGTAGATGGCAATTCTCCTTAGGTGCGGTAGCGGCAGTATTCCATGATGTGATTATCGTATTGGGTGTATTCTCAGTGACTTATAAAATCATGCCATTTAACATGGAGATTGACCAGGCATTTATCGCTGCGATCCTGACGGTAATAGGTTACTCACTCAATGATACGGTGGTTGTGTTTGATAGAATTAGAGAGTTCATTGCAGAGAAGACTAATTGGGAATTCGGTCGTACCGTGAATGGTGCGATAAGCAGCACCATCTCTAGGACCTTGAATACTTCCTTGACCACGTTGATCGTACTATTGGCGATCTTCATCTTTGGTGGTGAATCTATTAGAGGTTTCATGTTTGCATTGATTATAGGTGTGGTTGTAGGTACGTACTCATCGGTATTCATCGCGACTCCTATCATGTATGACTCATTGAGAAAGACTAAAGACAGACCTAGAAAAGCAATTCCAGAGAAGGAAGCGTAA
- the mdh gene encoding malate dehydrogenase encodes MKVTVVGAGAVGASCAEYIAIKNFASEVVLLDIKEGFAEGKAMDLMQTASLNGFDTKITGVTNDYSKTAGSHIAVITSGIPRKPGMTREELIGINAGIVKSVSESIVKESPDVILIVVSNPMDTMTYLAHQSTGLPKNRIIGMGGALDSARFKYRLAEALEAPISDVDGMVIGGHSDTGMVPLTRLATRNSVPASEFLSEDRLNQVMEDTKVGGATLTKLLGTSAWYAPGAAVSGLVQAIACDQKKIFPCSTLLDGEYGLSDLCIGVPVVLGANGIEKIVEIDLSDEEKEHLHKSAEGVKATNALL; translated from the coding sequence TGTTTTGCTGGATATCAAAGAAGGTTTTGCCGAAGGTAAAGCGATGGACCTGATGCAAACCGCATCACTTAATGGTTTTGACACTAAGATTACTGGTGTGACCAACGATTATTCCAAGACTGCAGGTAGCCATATTGCCGTCATCACTTCAGGAATACCGCGCAAGCCTGGTATGACCCGTGAAGAGTTGATAGGAATCAATGCTGGGATCGTGAAATCGGTTTCTGAGAGTATCGTAAAGGAATCACCAGACGTGATTTTGATCGTGGTTTCCAACCCGATGGATACCATGACTTATCTGGCACATCAATCTACAGGATTACCTAAAAATCGCATCATAGGAATGGGCGGCGCACTGGATAGTGCCCGTTTCAAATACAGACTGGCAGAAGCTCTTGAAGCTCCTATTTCTGACGTTGATGGAATGGTGATAGGTGGTCACAGTGATACGGGTATGGTGCCATTGACCAGACTTGCGACACGCAACAGTGTCCCGGCAAGTGAGTTCTTAAGTGAAGACCGCTTGAATCAAGTTATGGAAGACACTAAAGTAGGTGGAGCTACATTGACTAAATTATTGGGAACAAGCGCATGGTACGCACCAGGTGCCGCAGTTTCTGGACTGGTACAAGCGATTGCCTGTGACCAGAAGAAGATTTTCCCATGTAGTACGTTGCTAGATGGTGAGTACGGTTTGTCTGATCTTTGTATAGGTGTTCCAGTGGTATTGGGCGCTAATGGTATTGAGAAGATCGTGGAGATCGACCTATCAGACGAAGAAAAAGAACACCTGCACAAGAGTGCCGAAGGTGTGAAGGCGACCAACGCATTGTTGTAA